Genomic segment of Kibdelosporangium phytohabitans:
GGGATGGGTGTGCTGACGGGGACGAGGCGATGCACGATTTCTTCATGGACGCCGTTTTTCCCAGTCGGGGCTTCGAGGTCACGTCCTGCGCCGGCTGGGCCGTCACCGGTCGGTGAACAGCTGCCCCAGCCGGTAGTCGACGAGTTCGGTCGCCTGTTCCAGGTTGTGGACGTCGACCATCATGCCGTTCATCAGGCCGGAGGCCATGGTCGCGAGTGTGCCGGCTTCCAGCCGCGGGTTGAGGTGTGCCGGGATGCGGGAGTGTGCCTGGGCTTGCTGGATCTGCTCGCCGAGTACGCGCACCAGGTTGGGGAACATCGCTTGCTGGTCCTGGGTTTGGCTGCCTCGGGTGACGTCCACCGCGAAGTAGGCGATCTGCACCGCGCACACCATGCGGCTGCGTTCGTCAGCCGGTAGGACGCACAGCAGGCAGGCGCGCAGGATCGCGCGTTCGTCGCCGGTCTTCAGTGCTTCGGCGATGATCTTCCCGGCGCGTTCGCCGCTGAGCTCCGTGACGCGCTGCCATGCGTACCTGAGCATCTCCTCCTTGGTGGCGAAGTAGTACTGCACCAGGTTCATCGAGATGCCGGCTTCCGCAGCTACCGCACGCAACGTCACCGCCTGCAGTCCCTGGGTCGCGGCGATCCGGAACAGCGCCTCGGTGATCTCGCGCCTTCTCTCCTCGTGGTCAACGCGTTTCGGCACGTGATCACTGTGCCACATCCGACTTCCTGGCCTGCGTGACCACGAAGTGTTATGGTGCAAGTGCACTATAAAAAATGGGGAGGGACGATGCTCGGGAGGTTCGTCAACCAGCAGGCCGAGGACCACTACTTCGCCGGATACGAGGCGCTCGCGCTCAAGTGGCCGGTCGCATCCGAGACACTGGACGTCCAGACGCGGTACGGCCCGACCCGCGTCCGGCGGAGCGGCACCGCGCAGGGCACGCCGATCGTGCTGCTGGCCGGCATGATGGGCACCTCACTGTCGTGGTACCCGTACGTCGCCGAGCTGGCCGCGCGGCACACGGTCCACGCCATCGACGCGATCGGCGAGCCGGGACGCTCGATCCAGACCCGTGCGCTGGAAACCGACGACGACATGGCCGCGTGGCTCGACGATGTGCTCACGGCCCTCGGCCACGACGAGGTCCACCTCGTCGGGCTCTCCCGTGGCGGGTTCCTCGCGCTCAGCCAGGCCGTTCGTGCCACGGACCGGCTTGCCAGCGTCATCGCGTTCGAACCGGCGGGATTCAGGGTCATCGGCGCGCGTTTCATCCTGTGGAGTCTCACCGAGATGTTCCAGTGGCTGCTGCCCGCGGCGATCCTGCGCCGGGTGGCGCCGGGGAGCGCGGAGGTGCGGCACAGTTTCCGCCCGCTGCTGTTCCGCGGCCTCAAGTACAAGTCCCACCTTCCGCCGCAGCACGTGTTCACCGACGACGAACTGCGCGCGATCGACGTGCCGACGTGGCTCATCCTCGGCGAACGCAGCGTCATCCACCGCGCGAGTGAGGTCGCGGCGCGCGTCGAGAAGCTCAACCCCCGCGTCCGCGCGGAGATCGTGCCCAAGGCCAGCCACTCGCTGACCATGCAGCGTCCCGAGCTGGTCATCGACCGGATCCTGGATCTCGTCGCGGCGGAATGAGCGACCCACCGCCGGGCGTTGCCTCCGGGTATGAGGATCGGCGAGGCTTCCGAGGCCAGTGGCGTGAGCGCGCGGTCGCTGCGGCACTACGAGGACGAGGGCTTGATCGTCCCCGGTCGTTTCAGCAACGGGTTCCGCGACTACTGCCAGTCCACCATCGACCGGGTGGTGGTGATCCGCTCGTTGCTGGAGTCCGGGTTGCCGCTGCGGCTGATCAGGGCCGTCCTGCCCGGCAACTCCGCCGTGGACGCGGAGTTCCTGCGCGAGGTGCAGAGCTACCGCGACCGGCTCGCGGCGCGGATCGCCCTTCTCAGCGACCAGCAGGCGGCGCTCGACGCCTACCTGGATGAGGCCCGGCGCACAACTGGTTGACCTTGACACAAGTGTGAAGTTCGTACGTTCCCCGCATGAAGCAGAACGCACTTGTCCAGCGGTCCCACGAAGGGCCGGCGGGGCTGGCTCTCACAGCTGACCAGCGCCGTCCCAGCGCGGGTCCCGGCGAATACCTGATCCGTGTCGGTGCGGCCGGGGTCAACTTCGCCGACGTCATGCAGTCCCGCGGAACCTACGGAGGCGGCCCGCGGGCTCCTTACGTCGCGGGCTTCGAAGCCGCGGGCGAGATCGTGGACGTCGGGCCGGACGTCGAGCACCCGCTCCCGCTCGGCACCCACGTCGTCGGTGCGGGCCCGGGTGCGTTCGCCCAGTTCATGACGATGCAAGCGGCGGGTGTCCTGCCGGTGCCGTCCGGGTGGAGCGACGCCGAGGCGCTCGGCCTCGTGCTGAACTGGGCGACCGCCCTGGCGGCGTTGAAGCCGCTGGGGGAGGTCAAAACCGGGGACACCGTGCTCATCCACGCTGCTGCCGGAGGTGTGGGGCAGGCCGCTGTGCGTCTCGCTCGGCACTACGGTGCACGCGTGGTCGCCACGGCGTCACCATCCAAACACGACACTGTGCAAGCACTGGGGGCGGAGGAGGTTCTGGACAGTGCGCGCCCGGATCTGGCGGCGCAGATCATGCGCCTGACCGGCGGGGTCGACCTGACCCTGGAATCGGTGGGGCAGGCCACGTTCGACGCCAGCTTGGCGGTCACCAAACGCTTCACCGGGCGCGTAGTCGTGTACGGAGCCGCGTCCGGCGATGCCACTCTGTCCACACACGACTTGGTCTTCACCCACCAGGTCCAGGTGAAGGGCCTGCACATCGGCGTGATGGCCACCGCTGCCCCCGTGCTCTACCGGGAGTTGCTCGGCGAGCTCGAGACGCTCATCGCCGACGGCGTCTACCCGCCCGGCCGCCCGCAGGTGTACCCCTTGGCCGAAGGAGCCGCTGTGCTGCGGCAACTCGAAGCGGGTCGGACCCGTGGCAAACTCGCCCTCGATCCGTGGCTGGGGGTCAACCCGTGATGCCGATCCCGTTCTGCTGGACCACACCGGGCTGCTGAGATCACCGCACCAGGTCGAGGAACTCCCAGCGTGCCCCGGGCTGGGCGCCGGTGAGCCATTTCCCGCAGTTCTGCAGCACGACCGGGCCCGACGTGCCGTGCTGGGTGCCGGTGGCGAGGTCACGCAGGAACCGGTCGACGGGGCCGCGCCGGATCGCCGTCGTCGCGGCCCAGCGATGCACGGTCTGGCCGATGGCGTACGCGGTCCACGTCGCGTGGTTGAGCACCAGCCGGATCTGCGTCTCCTGATCGGTGCTCAACATCCCGCCGGAGTCCAAAGTGTCCTCATTGTCCTGCCATACCTGCAGCGCCCACGCTCGCGCCGCGCGCAGCTTCGCTTCGGCAGTCGCGTATTCGGCGTGGAACTGCGCGGTGTCGACGGCGGCGTTGTGCGTTCCGGACTTCTTCTGCGCGTAGAGCTTCAACTCGCCCAGCAGACGTCGTCCGACGCCGAGCGCCCAGCCGGTGTGCACGATCGCGGACATGTTCACCACTCCGGCGCGGTAGATCGCTCCGCCGTTGACGGGAGTCATCGTCGCGGCGGGGTAGGTGTGCGTTTCCGGGACGAACACGTCGGGCATGGCCAGGATCCTGGGTTCCCCGGTGCCCTCGACCAGGACCAGGACCAGGACCAGGCTGTGGATGTGGGTGGCGAGCGCCATTCCGGAGGCGAACTGCCAGCCGCCGCTCACCAGGTAGCCGCCGTCCACCGGCACCGCCCGGCCGGGCCTGGTGCCGTGGCCGGAAAGCAGGGCGTGGTCGCCGCTCGCCACGTCGCCGAACAGGTCGGCCGCCGCGATGTCGCCGAGGTAGGCCGCGGTCGTTCCCGTCATCATCAGCAGCGCCGGCATCGTCCAGCCCGCCGAGGCGTCCTGTGAGCTGAGCCGCTCGATCGTCCGGACCAGCTGGCGTGGAGAGAACTCGTCACCACCGAGGTTCTTGGGCAGACCGGCGCGTACCAGCCCGGCCGCGAGCAACGCCTGAGCGGTGTCGTCGGTGAGTCTGCCGAGCTCCTCGGCCTCGTCCGTTCGCCTCGATGGACGGGCCGAGTTCGTCGATCCGCTCGAGCAGGGCGGGGAAATCGTCGCTGACGTTCAGCCGTGCCGCGGTGGTCATCACCGGTCGCTCCTTGGTCACCGGTGCCGATCGGTCCAGGTATAACCTCTCACGCGCCCGGCGGGGTGAACGGTCCCGCGGGCAGCCCGACCTGGCGCAGGATGTCGGCGAGGTTGTAGTAGTCGTCGACCGAGCCGACGCGTCCGTGGCGCATCGCGATCACCGAGGTCGCGGGTACCGAGAAGGACCGCCCGGCTGGGTTGTCCGGCGGGGTGAACGGCGTCTTGCCGGTGAACGTCCCGCTGAACGTCCACGTCACGGCGATGTTGTCGCCGTCGCGGAACGCGGAGCGGCCGGTGATCCGAAGTGGACTGATCGCCCTCTTGGTGATGGCCACCCATCGTGCGAGACCGGCTTGCCCGGTGAACGAGGCCTGGAACGCGTGGTCGGTGCAGGTGCCGTTGGCTGCGAGACATCGCGCTCGAGGCCGCGGACGTCTGCAACGGGATGAAGGCGATGCCGGCGGTCAGCGCGCTCGCGGTGAGCAGGCGGGTGGTGCGTGCCATGGCGCAGGTCCTTTGGTCGAGGCGGGGAACGTTCCCTTGCTGCGGATCGCGATGCCGGTGCTCGTCGCCGATCCCGACAATGAGGGCTATTCGCCGGTCAGCCCGAGAGCCTGTACGACATGCTCCCGGCGAGAAGGAACTCGTGCGCTTCATCGGGGCCCGAGGGGGTCGCTGGGCACTGTCAGCCGATGGCGAGGTGCCTCGCCGCCCAGCGGTTCTTCGACTCCTCGACGACCGCGCCGGTCCTGGCGGTCAGGGTTCGAGGATCTCGGCCAGCCGGGCTGTGTCGCGCAGGTAGCGCTCGTAGGGGAAGTCCGCCGCGAGCAGGGCGTCGCGCAGTGCGTCGTAGAGCGGTCTCCCGTTCGTGTGAAAGGCCTTGCGGCCGGTTTCGGTGAGGCTGACCAGGCGCCGCCGCGCGTGCTCCGGGTCGACGCGGATCTGCACGAGCCCGTCCGCCTCCAGCGGGCGCAGGGCACGGCTGATCGCCGGGTCGGACACCGACAGCGCCAGTGCCAGCTGGTGCTGGGTGGCCGGCTGGATCTCCTCCAGCGTGCCCAGCAGCCGCATCTGGCTGTAAGTCAGATCACCCGAGTCGCCGCCGCGCCGCCGCGCGGCCTCTCCGAGCAGGAAAACCACACGATGCAACAAGTCTGCGAGCCCGTCGTCCACGAGCAGGAGCATACCCTGAATCTTGACAAGTTAATATTAACGGAGCAAGACTCGATCCATGGACACGATCTCATACCTCGGACAGACCTCCTTCCCCCTGATCTGGCTGCTAGCGGCGGTCGTCGGCGCGGCGATCCGCTCCCGGCACAGCACTTCGCGCCTGGCGCGGCTGGAAACCTTCCAGCGGTGGTGGGCCGTCAGCGCACTAGGCCTGGGCAGCCTGTGGCTGGTGATCGCGTTCCTCGCGGTCCCGGACGCCATGGCCGAGACGATCGGCTTCGCTCGCACCCCGTTCGAGTTCGAAATCGCCTTCGCCAACCTCGGGCTCGCTGTGCTGGGCTTCCGTGCCGTCTCCGCGTCGGCCAGGGAACGGATCACGATCGGCCTCGGCGCCGGGATGTTCCTGTGGGGCGCGGTCGTCGGGCACGTCTACCAGTGGTTCGCCAACGGTGACCACGCTCCTGGAAACACCGGCGGGATCCTCGTCTACGACATGCTCGCCCCCGCTGTCATGATCATCCTCGCCCGCCGCGCGCAGAAGCTGGCCAGGACCGGGCAGCCGGCCGTCGCTGCGGCCCTTGTCTGATGTGGCAGCCGCCGTCCGGCGCCGTTCATGAACCCGGGCGGCGGCTCGGGCGTCCACGGAGTACACGCTCAATCCTTGAAACGACAGCCAGGGAAAGGAACCGGCGGTCATGGCCGACGTGATCATCCTGCACGGAGCATGGCACCAACCGGCGCACTACGACGACCTCGCCGGATTGCTGCGCTCGCAGGCGTTGAGCGTGGAAGTACCCGATCTGTACCGGTTGTCGCTGACCGAGAGCACGGCTCTGGCCGAGGACATCGTCGCTGTCTCCGAACGGCCGCCGCTGGTGGTCGGGCACTCGTTCGGTGGTGTGGCCGCCGGCACCGTTCGTGGCGCGGCGAGACTGATCTTTCTCAACAGCTGGATCCTCGACGTCGGCGAATCACCCGCCCAGCTGCTCGACGAGGTCGAGCGGGCGACCGGCGCCCCGGCCGAGGGGCTGATCGGCATACCCGGCAGCGACGGGCAGATCCGGCTCGACCTCGCCGACGCCCGCAAGAAGCTCTACGGCGACGTCGACGAGCCCGCCGCCACCCGGGCCATCGAGCTGCTGCGAGCGGAGCCGCTCACCATCTTCCGGGCCGCACCGAGCCGCGTGAGCTGGCACGACACGCCATCGATCTACATCGCCGGGGAGCGAGGACCATTCGATCGCCGCTCCGCTGGTCGCCCGCTTCGCCGCTCGGTGCGCGACGGCCGAGACCTGGGAGAGCAGGCACTCGCCATTCCTGAGCAGGACCGCCGCCGTCGCTGATCTGGTGCGCGGACAATGGGACATCGCGAATCGTTGAAGACGGCGACCTCGGCTCGCCGCGGGCGAACCGTTCGCCGATCAGCTGGTGCGAGCCGTCGAGCGTGTTTCGTCAGGGTGGTGCAGGTGCAGGTGCCGGTGCGGTCACGGTTGCGTGGTGTCCTTTTCGGAGTCGACCGGCCAGGATCGCAGGAGCGCGTCGAGCGCGTCGATGGTCCTGCGCCAGGAGACGTCAGGGGAGGGGTGGCTGTGATCGAAACTCCCGGTCCGTTCCAGGGCGAGGAAGCCGTTGAGCGTGCTGCCCAGCACTCGCACGGCGTGGACGTGCTCGTCCGGCGGCAGCGGGTAGCTGCGGAGCACCGCGCCGGTCAGTGCGACGATCTTCCGTGCGGCGTCCGACCGCACGACAGCCTCACCGGCGCGCCGCTGCAACGACTGCCACCGGCCGGGCGACTCCCGCGCGTAGCGCCGGTGCGCGGCGGCGAAGCCTTCGAGCGCGTCCCGTCCGGCACGTCCCGCGATCGCCTCGGCGACCCGGGCGGCGAATTCGGCGAGCGCGACCGCGTGGATGCCGTCCAGCAACGCGTCGCGGTCCCGGACGTGCGAGTACAGGCTCGGTGTCCGCACGCCGAGACGGCGGGCCACGGCCGAGAGCGTGACGGCCTCGAAGCCGTCCGCGTCGGCCAGGGCCATCGCCTCGGCGATCACCGAATCCGGAGTGAGAGAAGCGCGAACCACCCGGCCATCCTATACCCTTTAAGTAGCTGACTACAGCCTATAGGATCCGGGTGGCTCCACGATGCTGTCGCACCTACCTGCTCGGTGAACGGATCTGACCAATGGCCGCCTTCGGCATCTCGCGCTCGCCTCTCCCGCGCGTCCAGCTGCTGGGCCCCGTCCGCGCGTGGCTGGGCGACGACGAGGTCAAGCTCGGCAGCGGTGGGTGCCGGGCCGTGTTCAGCGCTCTCGCGCTGCGGGTGAACGAAACCGTTTCCAAGGCCGAGCTGATCGACGGCCTCTGGGGTGAGCGCCCGCCGGCCACGGCCGTCGGCATCCTGCACATCTACATCCACGACCTGCGCAAGGCCCTCGAACCGCAGCGTGGCAAGGGCACCGACGCCACAGTGCTGGTGACGATCCAGAACAGCTACTCGTTGCGGCTGCCCGAGGAACAGCTCGACGAGCGACGCTTCGCCGCCCTGCACGAGCAGGCACAGCGACATTGGGCCACCGGCCGCCTCCCGGCCGCCGTCGACGCGCTCGACGCCGCACTCGCGTTGTGGCACGGCGAACCCCTGCACGACGTCCCCGGGCCGTACGCCGGGATGCAACGTGCCCGTCTGGAGGAAAGCCGGATCACCGCGGTGGAGCGCCGCAGTGCGCTGCTGCTGATCCGTGGCGACCACGAGAAGGCGGTCCCGGCGCTCACCGAACTGGTCGCCGCGGCCCCGTCCCGCGAAACCACGCGCGGGCTGCTCATGGTGGCGTTGAACCAGTCCGGGCGGCGTGCCGAAGCCGTCAAGCTCTACCAGGAAACCGAGCGGACGCTGCTGGACGAGCAGGGCATCGAACCTGGCCCGGCGCTGCGGCGGATCCACCAGGCCATCCTGGCCGGGCAGCCGATCACACCGGACGCCGTCACCGCGGGCGTCTGGACGCCGCGTCCGGACATCATCACGCTGTCAGCCGACGCACGTCCTGCCCCGCCGCCGGTCCTGGTCGGCAGGGACGGCGATCTCGCCTGGCTGCGTTCACGTTTGCGCCGCCTGCTCAACGGCCACGGCGACTGCGCCGCGATCGACGGCGTCCAAGGCGTCGGCAAGACGGCGCTGGTCGCCGCCGCGTTCGCCGAACCGGACGACTCGTACACGGTCGCCTGGGTTTCGCTGTCCGGCCAGCCGGACCCGGCCGAGCAGGTCGGCCAGTTCTGCGCGACGCGGCCGTTGGTGTTCGTCGTCGACGACCTCCACGCGCTCGACGACGACGGGCTGTTGGTCTGGGAGCGGCTGCACCGGCTGACCAAGCACTTGCCGCTGTTGCTGATCGGCGTGTTCCAAGCCCTGCCGGCCCGGCCACGTCCCATCCGGTTGTGGGAGACGTTCGGCGCGACCGGCAGCCGATTCCGGACCATCCGGCCGCTGACCTCCCGTGACGTCGACGAGCTGGTGGAACGGCGGTTCAACGCGCCGTGCGGGCCCGGACTGCGGGAACTGCTGGCCGTCGCGGGCGGCAACCCGTCGTTCGTCAACCAGCTGCTGGACACCGTGACGGTCGCCCGCGCATTGCGTCTC
This window contains:
- a CDS encoding TetR/AcrR family transcriptional regulator, translated to MVRASLTPDSVIAEAMALADADGFEAVTLSAVARRLGVRTPSLYSHVRDRDALLDGIHAVALAEFAARVAEAIAGRAGRDALEGFAAAHRRYARESPGRWQSLQRRAGEAVVRSDAARKIVALTGAVLRSYPLPPDEHVHAVRVLGSTLNGFLALERTGSFDHSHPSPDVSWRRTIDALDALLRSWPVDSEKDTTQP
- a CDS encoding zinc-binding dehydrogenase, yielding MKQNALVQRSHEGPAGLALTADQRRPSAGPGEYLIRVGAAGVNFADVMQSRGTYGGGPRAPYVAGFEAAGEIVDVGPDVEHPLPLGTHVVGAGPGAFAQFMTMQAAGVLPVPSGWSDAEALGLVLNWATALAALKPLGEVKTGDTVLIHAAAGGVGQAAVRLARHYGARVVATASPSKHDTVQALGAEEVLDSARPDLAAQIMRLTGGVDLTLESVGQATFDASLAVTKRFTGRVVVYGAASGDATLSTHDLVFTHQVQVKGLHIGVMATAAPVLYRELLGELETLIADGVYPPGRPQVYPLAEGAAVLRQLEAGRTRGKLALDPWLGVNP
- a CDS encoding TetR/AcrR family transcriptional regulator, translating into MPKRVDHEERRREITEALFRIAATQGLQAVTLRAVAAEAGISMNLVQYYFATKEEMLRYAWQRVTELSGERAGKIIAEALKTGDERAILRACLLCVLPADERSRMVCAVQIAYFAVDVTRGSQTQDQQAMFPNLVRVLGEQIQQAQAHSRIPAHLNPRLEAGTLATMASGLMNGMMVDVHNLEQATELVDYRLGQLFTDR
- a CDS encoding alpha/beta fold hydrolase, which codes for MADVIILHGAWHQPAHYDDLAGLLRSQALSVEVPDLYRLSLTESTALAEDIVAVSERPPLVVGHSFGGVAAGTVRGAARLIFLNSWILDVGESPAQLLDEVERATGAPAEGLIGIPGSDGQIRLDLADARKKLYGDVDEPAATRAIELLRAEPLTIFRAAPSRVSWHDTPSIYIAGERGPFDRRSAGRPLRRSVRDGRDLGEQALAIPEQDRRRR
- a CDS encoding MarR family winged helix-turn-helix transcriptional regulator, with the protein product MLLLVDDGLADLLHRVVFLLGEAARRRGGDSGDLTYSQMRLLGTLEEIQPATQHQLALALSVSDPAISRALRPLEADGLVQIRVDPEHARRRLVSLTETGRKAFHTNGRPLYDALRDALLAADFPYERYLRDTARLAEILEP
- a CDS encoding acyl-CoA dehydrogenase, producing the protein MLAAGLVRAGLPKNLGGDEFSPRQLVRTIERLSSQDASAGWTMPALLMMTGTTAAYLGDIAAADLFGDVASGDHALLSGHGTRPGRAVPVDGGYLVSGGWQFASGMALATHIHSLVLVLVLVEGTGEPRILAMPDVFVPETHTYPAATMTPVNGGAIYRAGVVNMSAIVHTGWALGVGRRLLGELKLYAQKKSGTHNAAVDTAQFHAEYATAEAKLRAARAWALQVWQDNEDTLDSGGMLSTDQETQIRLVLNHATWTAYAIGQTVHRWAATTAIRRGPVDRFLRDLATGTQHGTSGPVVLQNCGKWLTGAQPGARWEFLDLVR
- a CDS encoding MerR family transcriptional regulator, giving the protein MRIGEASEASGVSARSLRHYEDEGLIVPGRFSNGFRDYCQSTIDRVVVIRSLLESGLPLRLIRAVLPGNSAVDAEFLREVQSYRDRLAARIALLSDQQAALDAYLDEARRTTG
- a CDS encoding alpha/beta fold hydrolase, which translates into the protein MLGRFVNQQAEDHYFAGYEALALKWPVASETLDVQTRYGPTRVRRSGTAQGTPIVLLAGMMGTSLSWYPYVAELAARHTVHAIDAIGEPGRSIQTRALETDDDMAAWLDDVLTALGHDEVHLVGLSRGGFLALSQAVRATDRLASVIAFEPAGFRVIGARFILWSLTEMFQWLLPAAILRRVAPGSAEVRHSFRPLLFRGLKYKSHLPPQHVFTDDELRAIDVPTWLILGERSVIHRASEVAARVEKLNPRVRAEIVPKASHSLTMQRPELVIDRILDLVAAE
- a CDS encoding DUF6790 family protein is translated as MDTISYLGQTSFPLIWLLAAVVGAAIRSRHSTSRLARLETFQRWWAVSALGLGSLWLVIAFLAVPDAMAETIGFARTPFEFEIAFANLGLAVLGFRAVSASARERITIGLGAGMFLWGAVVGHVYQWFANGDHAPGNTGGILVYDMLAPAVMIILARRAQKLARTGQPAVAAALV